In Mangifera indica cultivar Alphonso chromosome 7, CATAS_Mindica_2.1, whole genome shotgun sequence, the genomic window CAAACATACAACCACAAACAGTCAAGCTCTCTATCACTATCACCACCTAATAAACACAACCTAAGAATTTAAGCTGTCAAACTATTATCATTatccatacaaaatataactGTATACGCAAGTTCTCCtacaaattgatgtgaaataATATACTTCGGTTAAACAATAAGGTTAAAACAATTCAATAAGTCACTACTGCATGATTGTTCATCTGCATGAATGAACATGTTTGTACAAAAAGTCTATACATAGCATTATTGTTCACCATCCATAGtaccaaaaatacaaaaaacatgttcaaagtaaattatataaaataacgtGACGTGATGTGATGCGATTGGATGAAGCATAACAATGAAGTTAATACACTTTAACATGCCAATACTGCATGATCAtcacatctatttatatatgcaaaagcATTAATCTTTATAATATCGATAACAGCTTAAAACAAGAACAATCAAATGCGAAAACTCACATATGAATACATACATGTAGAAATTGCACCAGGATAAGGTTGTTTTCCATCATGAAGGACCCCATATTGATCCAAGAACCACACCTGCACAAACAAACAACACAAGTACACACACCAATGAAAAACAATGATATTTACATCAAATATTGAACACAAcaactttttcaaatattgCATCCAACACCCTTTGAAATTTGGCTTAAGTCTAACTACATCCTCCAATTAAAAACCAAAGCTTACTTCATAATTTTTATCAGAAACTTCTCAAAAATTATAACTGTAAAGGTTTAAGCAACCactttatcaaatatttcacacaaaaaataaagaaaaaatttgcatAAACTATTACATCTGTTTGTTTGgaaggaaaatatataaaaatttcccCAAGAAATTGAATTGGTGAAGTGGGTTTACCTTGAAATGGTGCGTTTCTGCAAGGTGGCGAAGCCCATTGAGACTCTTTAAGAGAGGGGTGTCAGGAGACTGAAAAGAGCGTTTTGCAATCATTTTCGTTTCAGAAAACGAAAATGTTTtgagtgtttttgaaatttttgtttttttcttctgtttttgatatttttttaactgcAGTTGGGTTTTGAACTTTGAATTGATAACAACTTATTGACTGCAGTGCAACCTCCAACTGCTAGAGACAGAAGGTCAAGCACATGAGGAGTGAAACAAGGtggggtttaaaaaaattataacttttgaGGTCATTTTTGAAATAATGTCATTGGACCtaactttcttttaattttcaatattgaaacaaaacataaatataaacaactAAGTAGCTCGAACAACCATCAATAATGTGCACACATATGCAAAATTAGAAGTCAAAGACTTCTATTCTCAAAAGATACCATGGCAAATCAACCTTCTCCCATGTTTCATAATAAAAGATATCTCTTCTACAAAAGCCTCTTAACCACCAGTAATTCCACTCCATAAACTAACCCTTGAGTGCTTCTAACAAAACTATAAGTCCAATTCCTTCTGCGTAcactatatttttaaataaatagttCCTAAAAATTCTCTCTCTCAAGAACAGATCTCTATAACCACTTACCAACAGAATCCAACCAATTAAATACTTTTCTCAAATTGATGGCTTACAGATGTTCACCAAATTCCTATGCAATTAGCCATATGTACATATGATCATGCAAATACTATGTAATGTTGTAAAAATATGATCATGCAATTAGCCAtatgatcattttttattaaaaaaaaaattaaccacaaATATTGTCAATTTCACATCTTgggcaaataaaaatataagcacATGTCCATGCAACCTACAAGACAGCTAAGCAACTCAACTACACAAGctttaaaatattgtaatgttgaaacaaaaacaagtccACTGGCATTTGACTCCATAACAgaaaactaaaatcaaaacaCCATTCATCCAATATGTTGCTTCTTATAACTGAagccaccaaaaaaaaaaagagaatcaGCAATTATCACTCAATGACATTTTCATGATCTATGTGTCAAAGCAACTTGATCTCACGATGAGTCATCTTTGCATCAATCTTATTATCAAATGCGCTTGCTATCTTCTTTATTGCTACATGCTCATTTGTCTCCGAATTCAACGCTGAACTAATAAACAGCCAATAGAAATTACTAGACACATTTCCCaacgaaaagaaaaaagaaaaggaaacactCCAAACAACCTCATTACATATAAAACTCAAATCCATAAAGAACCAGAAAACATGCCATCCACAAACAGAACGACGTGCACACTCACTCAATTAAAATAGCCCAACTTTTACCGAAAGATTTGCAATTCCAACTAGCAGCACTCCTTTACCTACTTTACAAATTCAATCTTCATATTGCTCATTTCTCTTCAAAGAAATGGCTACAAATTCCTATAAACAGAAGTGTAACTTCCATCGAACTACTTGTTTCTAAAAGCtaatacacacaaaaaaaatcaattttgataactttttaccttttaaaataatctctttcttcttcttagcttatattgaagaaaatagCCACACATTTAACTTATCCTCAACATGTAACAGCTCCAAAtaccttaataaaaaatctacacccaccaacataaaaatataaaatttcactaCATAATAAAAACCCCACAACTCAACCTTCACAAACcatcaaaatcacataaaactCACATTCATAAATCAAAACACGTCGGAACAAAAAAAACCCAGGTGCTAAAAAAAGACTCTTTAACAACACTGAGACTGACTGAGACAAGTGAGTCAGTGAGAAAGTACCAAACGATTCCGTATGCGCCCTTCCCGATGGGCAGAATAGGTGGCCTATACTTCGCCGTCACTTCAAATATGTTCCCAAATATGTTGTACTGAATAAATCATCCCCCATGGCTCAACGTAGCCATGATGTTCTCGATCCCCGCCGCCTGAGCAGCCGCCGGTGGCTGCTGAGAGTCCGATGGCGCCTCTGCCATTTCCATGCCTGCCTGCTGGGCGGCAGCACCTCTTCCTCCCTCCATTTCGACGTTGCTATTGtgtttcctttttgttttcatttatgggaattttgtgtttttcggGTAAGCAGAGATCAATGGACTATGGCTACAAGTAGGAGTCGAttgaaattaaacttgaataagAGTCAGCTCCAAGCTTGATTCGCATTTAGAATGATTACTTTAAAGCTCAACTTATTTAAGTATCACCGAATGAAGATTCAAAAAGTTGGGTTAATACTTTtcaattttgacatgatttcttatgagtaatgttatgtgtacctatttttgatacataattcatgtatatagtgatgtgtcatcatataattaagtgattttaaaatatatatcatcatatgataaaaaaacattcaattacatgataatatctaatttatgtacataaattatgtaccaaaaatagatatacatagttttattgatttgttatttaagaattttaaacaaaattatattgagattgtttatttttattttaaaattatttaaatatataataattatatatcaatctatcaatatttgtatttttttcattattcaaaaattttagaataaaattatttataaacctcTCTTGCTATTAATATAGAATCCATAATTTTCCCTTTCCCACCAAATTTCCTCAAAGCATGTTAGATGTAATTGTAATTATACaagtaaattttgaaattgatataTACCGAAAGGGGTTTAGAAAATTTCCCTGTGGATAGGATAAAATCACCTCATCAAACTTCAGCTACATTCATAATTATAGTATAAGAGtgcaattatatatgtaaatattttttagtaatttattcatacaaatatattttttagtaatttattcatacaatataatttgataatttattattaaataatatgattatttattttttattttaaaattatttaatcatatgttaTCACATTAATTCATATAGATAAGTTATGTAGATCAAGAGTAGAGTTACAAAGTATCTAAACATATTATGTTGAACCAATTCTAGAAAAAGAGCAATGTTTAGTATCcaatgatgatgtgttaatatgtgattaagttttattttatttttaatttagaattattaaatcaacataataacacatcaccATTGGAAGGGAAGCCTATGTACAAGGGTATTATAGTCATTACACCAAAGTTGAacagaatattaaaaaatagtatagtCAATTTTAATTGACCcccataattataaataatgactTATTAATACCCCCCCGTTAATTACCTGTTAAAAAATAGGAAGTTACCATCAACTATGTGTCatataatctatatataaaGGGTTTGGAGagtttcaacaaaaatatgctATATATTTATGAGTTTCAAAAGTGAGAATATTTTCACTCAAGTTACAGTTTTGTTGAATTATTATGCTCTCTAAACATGTCATGCATGCtaagaaattttcaattttcttctgACAAGGAAACTGTTAGGGCCTATGTTTTCAATTCCTGCAAGATCAAACACCAAATGCAAAGCGATCAAGAGGAGGAAGGATTACTTAGGACAACAAAAGAGTGGAGCAGATGTCAGTTTCACAGCAGCAAGGACCACCAAATTGGAGAGGGAACGTGGCAGTAAGTCTTTGGTGTTTTTTGAATCTATGTTAATTCCAATGTAAATAACCACAAGACAGATCAATtgaacttttattataattctgaaaaatcttttcaataataatatcagTTTACAGATACTGTCATGATATTTAAGTAGATTTATCATTCAATACAACAGTAGCTATAATACGTAAATTCCACATTTCTTGTTCCAGTACTAGTCCAGTAACAGGAGTGCAGCAGCAAGGAAGAGCCAGCGCAGCACAACATCTTCAGCATCTATTTCATCCCTAAACACATTAAAATCTCAAGCAAACATCATGATACCACTAATCCAGCAGCAGTGAAGAGCAGCTTCAAAACAGAACTCCAGGTCTGTAACACCCTGCCACTCAATTTTTTGACATGGTGACATGATGAAGCCCCAAATCTGTGAAGCAATGATCTAGTGGTTTGTGGCATTAACCATTTTAGATTTCTCCAAGTCACTAGCTGTTAGTGAACTGAAATTTTCCGGCTGTGTGCCTAGCTCATCTGCAAAAAGAAGGAAATACAATATGAAATTGTCAGAACTGAAAGAACAAGTTGAAAAGTTAATACAACAAATACAGTTATAACTTCCAATTCTATGAACAAGAAAATAGTGGATGAGTCAAGTCTTTTAATCTCATTCagtttattcaaaaaaattcttACTATGTATCCTGTTGAAGCTACTTTGACTTCTCTTTCGTTTCTCTCTCCaaactattaattaatataagataaatatcaatatttaagtTGCtattagacaaataaatataaaataacacaactTTGAGGACATTTGTATTAAGAAAttacttaaagttttaaaactgtTCAGTTGATCTGATAAGACTTGAGATTATCATATTTAACAAGTTTGCTCTGACAAAATATACACGCAGAGAACAATTCTTGATCTACACAAGTTTAAGAGATGAGatttttgaggttttttttttttggctttctttAATCCTGTTGAAAAGACATAAGCTTTGTCATCGTCACAAAGCTCTTAGTATTTACAAGAACTTTTATCCATTTGGAAATGTCTTACCACTGTCAGAACTGATCACATGCTGCTTTAGTAGATTTCCTTTGCTTACATTGCTACCCTGCCAGCTTCACATGCCTCTTATCATTACAATAAGTTTATGATGCCATAGCGGCATGATGAGGCCCAAGTTTGTGAAACAAATGATCGAATAGTTTATTCTTCAAACTTCTTAATATTTTCTCCATATCTATAGTCGTGTTGTTGTTTGTGTACTTAACTTTCAAACTCTGCAGCCAGATCACCtatgaaaccaagaaaaataaaacatgaaattgaCACAACCGTAGAAATACATGAAACAAATGATACAAACGTACAATTGCGGCTTACAAATTTCTAAAGCAATGTAATGTTTTTTACTCTCATCCATTTATTTCAGGAGATTTTTTGTCCTAtcttccctttttttatttcaacaagtTGTTCAGTAAAAAggaataattatcaatatttgtgtTATAAATAGGCAAACCAACAGAAAATAATGTGACTCTGAGAGAAATCCAATTAAGAACTTACTTAAGAGATGTAAGACCATTTAGTTAATTTGGTAAAGACTAGAACTTATTAGATCTAGCAAGCCATTTCTGGTAAATTATATTGGCAGAATACCTCATGATCTCCAAAGTTTGTGAGATGTGATTTAGGCGATTTTTACTCTCACAATTTCTATAGAAAATACATGAACTTGTCATTATTCCAAAGATCTAAAAAATGTACAAGaatttattatcaaagttaggAAATTTCTCACCACCATGGAAAGTTATTGATGACAAGCTAATGCAAAAATTTCATAAGCTGAACTTCTTATGTGAATCTTGATATAACGAGTGGATGACTTTCTCCTTCACTAGCCATTTTATTCTGGTCCACTGTGAAGTTCACATCAAGCAAGAAAGAGCCAATAAAAACAACTAGCCTATCTATTTACTCAAAAACATTTCCTATCCAACTACTAAAAAAACTGTTCAATATTCTATGAaggagaaaatttaaaatcatatatgtcAATATGCCATATGCCTAAAGAAGCAAATGACCAAACTTTTTCCCATTAATAGTGCACGAATAGCACCAGACAAGAATGATCCAAGGTAGTGATGCATGtaggaaaaaaatttttgaaaaaaaaaagaggaaaagaaaaaggagattgAAACTCTTGGTCATAAGCCCAAATTTAAGACCttctatattgataaaatagCCCATAAGAAGCAAGTGAAACCCTTACAAACAAATTTAGCACTAATACATCCTCCATATTCACCAATCTAATCCATAATTTCCAAGGGATACTAAAAATATCTACCATGATTTAAAATTCTGTGTTCAATGCCTCttagaattcaaagattttattATAGCAAAACTTGAGCAAAACCCTGTAGCAACTGCAAGAACCTTTTAAGCCATAGCATGGTAATCTGCTTCCATAATGGATCTAGCAATCACATTCTGCTTCTGACTAATGCAACAGTGTAAGATTAACACCCATGAAGGTACAATATTGCACTGATATAGAACATCAGTCAATGAACAACCAACCCAATCACATGTTAACTTACCTATCACAATGAGAGAGTTAAAGACGCCACAACCCTCTTTATATTTTGCACACTTTCAAACATAAGTTCAACCCTAATCAACACTCAATAATTATACAGTAGTACATGATCATTCCCATTTCCGCAaacaatacataaatataaacaactAAGAAGCTCTAATGACCATCAACAAGGAGCACAAATATGCAAAATTAGCCTCCAGCCCACCAGTAATGCGCACCCCCCCTCCCCACAATCAACAAAGACTTCTCTTCTCAAAAGATACCATAGCAAATAAATCTTCTCCCATCTTTCATCAAAAAATCTACAAAAGCCTCCTACCCACCAGTAATGCCCCTCCATAAATTAAACCTGGAGTGCTTCTAACAAAACTAAATGTTCAATCTCTTCTGCCCACACAATGTTTTTAATCACATAGTTCCTAACAATTAACAGATCTCCATGACCACTTAACAACATAATCCAAccagttaaatattttttccaaaattgatgGCTAACAGAAGTTCAATAAATTCCTGTACAATTAGCTATATGTACATGTGATCATGCAAATATTatcctttcattttcaataagaaaaataaccaCAAATATCATCAATTTCACATattgggaaaataaaaatataagcacATGTCCATGCAACCTACAAAACAGCTAGCCATCTCAACTACACAAGCTTTGCAATATTGTaatcttaaaacaaaaacaagtcgACTGGCATTTAACTtcttaacagaaaaataaaatcaaaataccatTCATCCAATATGTTGCTTCTTATAAGTGAAgccacaatatatatatatatatatatatatatatatgaatcagcAATTATCACTCACTGACGTTTTCATGATCCATGTGTCGAAGCAACTTGATCTCACAAAGAGTCCTCTTTGCATCAATCTTATTATCGAATGCATTTGCTATCTTTATTGCCACATGCTCATTTGTCTCCAAATTCAACGCTGAACTAATAAACACCCAATAGAAATTACTCAACACATTTCCCAATGAatagaaaaaagagaaggacAACACTCCAAACTCCCTCATCACATATGAAAATCAGAAAACATACCAtccataaacaaaaataaatgcacGCAGACACACTAAAGAACAGCCCTTTCACCAAAATATTAACCATTCTAACTAGCTGAACTCCTTGACCTACTCTACAAATTCAATCTTCATAGcctttttcatttctctttgaCGAAATGGCCACAAATTCCCCTACACAGAAGCTTAACTTCCATCAAACTActtacccaaaaataaaaaaattccatcAAACTACTTGTTTTAGAAAGCTGCTACATAAAAGTTCAGTTTTgataactttttatcttttaaaaatattctttttcttcatcttagCTTATATTGAAGCAAACAGCCACAAATTTAACTTATCTTCAACATGTAACAGCTCCAAAtaccttaataaaaaatctacacccacgaacataaaaatataagatttcacTACCAAATAAAAACCCCACAACACAACCTTCACAAATCATCAAAATCCACATAAAACTCACACACATGAATCAAAACACATCGAAACAAAACAAACCCACACGCTAAAAAAAGACTATTTAACAACACTGAGACTGACTGAGACAATGGAGTTAGTGAGAGAGTACCAAACGATGCCGTATGCGCCCTTCCCGATGGGCATAATAGGCGGCCTATACTCCGCCGTCACTTCAAATATGTTTCCAAATATGTTGTACTGAATAAATCATCCCCCATGACTCAACGTCACCGGGATGTTCTCGATCCCCGCCGCCGGTGGCTGCTGAGGGTCTGATGGCGCCTCTTCCATCTCCGTGTCTGCCTGCTGGGCCGCAGCACCTCCTCCCTCCATTTCgacgttgtttttgttttcggttatgtgaattttgtgttttttcggGTCAGGGGAGATGTATGGCTGTCTcgtttatgttaaataataattaaggcTCCTAGAACAAAACGCTGCGTTTTGTCCCTCTCTTCCTTTTTGTGGGCAATGCCTACAAATAGGAGATTACACCAAGgttaagtcaaattcaaaagaataatattatatgtatatatttttaatatataaataatatattattatatgataaaatattattttatttttaattttaaattattcaattatttatgaat contains:
- the LOC123220662 gene encoding mitogen-activated protein kinase homolog NTF4-like; translation: MPIGKGAYGIVCSALNLETNEHVAIKIANAFDNKIDAKRTLCEIKLLRHMDHENVIWLQSLKVKYTNNNTTIDMEKILRSLKNKLFDHLFHKLGPHHAAMAS